CCGATACTCGTCTTCTCCATCCATTCGGCGATCTTTTTCTTCGCCTCATTATTGGGAAGCCCGTCGAACTGCGCCGAGTTCACCTGCACGCCGTCATTCTCATACGCCTCGGCCATCTTATCTACCGAAAGGGCCTCATCTTTAGGTTGGATGACGACGCGCATCGGAAGTTCGTGCTCTTTCGCGAAGAGGAAATCGCGCTGGTCGTGTGTCGGGACGGCCATGATCGCGCCGGTCCCGTATTCCATCAGGACGTAATCGGCGACCCATATCTGGACCGGTTCATTATTGACCGGGTTAACGGCATACGCGCCTGTAAAAATACCCTCTTTCTTGACGTCCGCGGCCACGCGGACGACTTTGCTTTCCTTCGAGACCTTATCTATAAATTGCAGTACCTGTTTCTCCTGCGGCTTGCCTTTTATGAGCTTTTTGACGAGCGGATGTTCAGGCGCGAGCACGACATAGGTGCATCCGAATATGGTATCCTGGCGGGTCGTAAATACGGGTATCACTTCGCCGGTCCCTTTTTCTTTGAAGAATATCTCGACCCCCTCGCTCTTCCCGATCCAGTTCTTCTGCATCGTGATTACGCGTTCGGGCCAGGACTTCAATCCCTCGAGGTCGCCGAGCAGCCTCTCCTTATAAGCGGTGATCTTGATGAACCACTGCTCGAGGTCTTCCTGCTTTACTTCTTTCTTGCACCGCCAGCATTTCCCGTCTATGACCTCCTCGTTGGCGAGCGTCGTCTCGCAATCCGGGCACCAGTTGACGACGGCGGCCTTCTTGTAGGCCAGGCCTTTCTCGAACATCTTCAGGAATATCCACTGGTTCCAGCGGTAATAATCCGGAAGGCACGTCGAGACTTCCCTGTCCCAGTCGTATGAGAGGCCCATCCTCTTGAGTTGCTTCCTCATATTGTCTATACAACTCAACGTCCAGGTCTCGGGATGGCTTTTGTTTTTTATCGCGGCGTTCTCTGCCGGCTGGCCGAACGCGTCGTAGCCCATGGGGTGCAGGACGTTATATCCCTGCATTATCTTGACGCGGGCGGCTACGTCGCCTATCGTGTAATTGCGGACATGGCCCATGTGGATGCGGCCCGACGGGTACGGGAACATCTCGAGGAGGTAATATTTTTTCCTGGCGGGATCGGCCTTTACTTTGAAAGCGCCGCTCTTCTCCCACTCTTTTTGCCATTTCTCTTCTATTGCCTTGAAATCGTACATCTAATCCTTTCTCATCTTCCTGGCGGCCGCGAGGTTCTTCTTGTCCGCGTCCTCGGTCTCTTTCGGCGTCTCGAGTATAAAGGCGCAATCCTTCAGCTTCGGATGGTTTATTATGCGCCTCATGCCGTCGGCGCCGATCTTTCCCTTGCCGATATGCCAGTGCCTGTCGTTGTGCGAACCCATTTCGCTAAGGGAATCGTTAAAGTGTACGACCTTTATCTTACCAAGTCCTACGGTGGAATCAATCTTTTTTAAGGTCGCCTCGAGCCCTTCCTTCGTGCTGTCGTCGAAACCCGCCTCGAACGTATGCGCGGTATCGAGGCACATCCCTGCATCGACCCCGGTCCCGGCCTTGACGTTTTTCAATATCTCGGAGATATCTTCGAACTTCGAGCCGATCGAATCGCCGCCGCCGGCCGTATTCTCCAGGAGTATCATGAGCCTGGGCTTCGCTTTTGTTACCGCCTCGGTTATCCCTTTCGAGAACCGGTCTACGCCGTAATCCCGGCCTTTCTCCTTCGGGCTCCCGAGATGCGTGACGAAATAATCCGCCCCGAGCGTATCGGCGCGTTTTATATCCTCTATATAAGCGTCGACCGATCTTCTCCAGAGCGCGTCATCGCCCGAGCAGAGATTTATAAGGTAAGGGATGTGGACTACGACCGGGGATATCTTCTTTTCCTTGCGGCGCTTCTTGAATTCCTCTACGTCGGCAGGCACAAGGGCGAGCGCTTCCCAGCCGCGCGGGTTGCGGCTGAACATCTGGAACGTGTTGCAGCCGAGCGAGGCTGCCCTGTCGACCGCCTCATAGATATGCCCTGCTATGGATACGTGGACGCCGAGTTTCATTTTTTCACCAGGTAATTCAACAATATCACCAGTAAGGCAAATACGGCAAAAGCGAGTATCAGGAGCGTTACTTTGTTCGGCCTTTCGTCGTCAGTCTGGCTTTGGTAGAAGATCGCCTTTGGCGCCGATGGAACGGCCTCGGCATCTATTATATCTTTAAGAAGGGCTGTTGCTTCTTCTGCCTCGTCTTCCTTCACAAGAAAATCTATATAAATTTTCTGCGATTCCCAGTCGCCGCGGGTGACATACGGT
The Candidatus Omnitrophota bacterium DNA segment above includes these coding regions:
- the leuS gene encoding leucine--tRNA ligase codes for the protein MYDFKAIEEKWQKEWEKSGAFKVKADPARKKYYLLEMFPYPSGRIHMGHVRNYTIGDVAARVKIMQGYNVLHPMGYDAFGQPAENAAIKNKSHPETWTLSCIDNMRKQLKRMGLSYDWDREVSTCLPDYYRWNQWIFLKMFEKGLAYKKAAVVNWCPDCETTLANEEVIDGKCWRCKKEVKQEDLEQWFIKITAYKERLLGDLEGLKSWPERVITMQKNWIGKSEGVEIFFKEKGTGEVIPVFTTRQDTIFGCTYVVLAPEHPLVKKLIKGKPQEKQVLQFIDKVSKESKVVRVAADVKKEGIFTGAYAVNPVNNEPVQIWVADYVLMEYGTGAIMAVPTHDQRDFLFAKEHELPMRVVIQPKDEALSVDKMAEAYENDGVQVNSAQFDGLPNNEAKKKIAEWMEKTSIGKRTVNWRLRDWLISRQRYWGTPIPVVYCEKCGVVPVPEKDLPVVLPKKVEFTGKGGSPLASVKEFTDAKCPKCGGKVRRETDTMATFIDSSWYFLRFCSPKYDKGPFDKEDVNYWMPVDQYIGGIEHAVLHLLYSRFFTKFLQDLGLLGFGEPFQKLLTQGMVLKDGEVMSKSRGNIVDPDEIIAKYGADTMRLFILFAAPPDTELEWEERGTEGAFRFLNRVWRINENLKDKAGPELIKLTHKTIKKVTEDINEFKFNTAIAGMMELVNAIYQSGADKEVFSALVLMLSPIAPHFCEELWQVLGNKGSILKAGWPKFDPKMLVEENITIVIQVNGKVRSKIEVPADIADEKLKELVLADEKVKPWLGDKPAKNIVIVPKRLVSIVV
- a CDS encoding deoxyribonuclease IV, with product MKLGVHVSIAGHIYEAVDRAASLGCNTFQMFSRNPRGWEALALVPADVEEFKKRRKEKKISPVVVHIPYLINLCSGDDALWRRSVDAYIEDIKRADTLGADYFVTHLGSPKEKGRDYGVDRFSKGITEAVTKAKPRLMILLENTAGGGDSIGSKFEDISEILKNVKAGTGVDAGMCLDTAHTFEAGFDDSTKEGLEATLKKIDSTVGLGKIKVVHFNDSLSEMGSHNDRHWHIGKGKIGADGMRRIINHPKLKDCAFILETPKETEDADKKNLAAARKMRKD